The genomic window CCCACTACTACCGGATCCTGAGGCAGCGGGCGAAGGCCGACGGCAGGGAGGTGACCTTCCGGACGTTCGGCCTGGACGCGATGACGCGCGGATGCCTCGGAGGAACCGGGTTCTCGTTCATTTCCCACATCGGCCAGGTGCAGCCCTGCGGGTACCTGGAAGTCGACTGCGGCAACATCCGCGAGCGGTCGTTCCGCGAAATCTGGGAGAATTCGCCCGTGTTCCGGGACCTGAGGGATTTCAAACAATACCGCGGCAAGTGCGGGCGGTGTGAATACGTCCGGGTGTGCGGCGGCTGCCGGGCGAGAGCCTATGAAAGCACGGGGGACTACCTCGCGGAGGAACCCCTGTGTCTTTATCAACCTCGGTCTGATGCGGCTTCGGAGGAACAGCCATGATAGAGGCATTTGCGGCGGCTCAAGGGTACGACGGGGCTGCACCCGGCCGGAAGCTGCTGACCGGCGTTTGGCAAGGTGCCCTGGTGGTTGTGTTCGGAGTGCTGCTCGGCCTGACGGTCAATCACTTTCGACTGGCCGGCTTGCCGCTCGTGGCGGAATGGTCGATGGAGAAGCAGGTCGCCTCCATCCCGACTCAAGAGAACCCCGTCGTTGACCTGGAGGAAGCGACGGCGTTGTACATGACCCGGGGTGCGGTGTTCATCGACGCCCGCGAGGCCAAATTCTACCGGATGGGTCATGTCGAAGGCGCCAGAAATCTGCCATGGGAGGATTTCGAGAACCGTTTTCCGCAAATCATGGCGGACATTCCTCCGGATACCCTTCTGATCACCTACTGCGATGGGGAAGCGTGCACCCTGAGCAAAGATTTGGCCGTGGCCCTCGTGGGCAAAGGCTACCCCCACGTGCGGGTGCTCTTGAACGGCTGGTCCGTCTGGCAGGCGGCGAACCTGCCCGTCGAGAGAGAATGATACCGCGCTGAAAACAGCCCGCTCCCGCCTCCGTCGACGGCCACCGGTCTCGATCGCGCGATTTTCATGGCACGGGGAAAACTCGATCCTCATCCGAGCGGCGCCGGCCCGTACGCAGCGCCGGCCGCCTGCTACTGCCCGGCAGACGGCTGCGGTGGAACCTGGGGCTTTGGGGTTTGGACGCGGGCGGTCCCGTCCACGGTGTTGAAGACGTGGACCTGGATTTCCTGTTTCTCCTGGGGCGCCGCATCGGTCTCGATCACCAGGGAGGTCTGCTGCCTCGTTCCGGTTGGAACGCTGCCCAGCCTGGCGGCGATCTCAAGCGTGTAGCCGTGTTCGTTGTCAGCCATCGGCGCCTGGCTGACGGTGATCAGCCGTTCATCGTAGATCAACTTGGTGATATGGAAGGGTTTGGCGCGATTGCTCGCCACCGCCACCTTCCCGGTGCGTTCAGGCTGCTGTGCGGCCAGTTTTCCGATCAGGATGGTCTGCGGCTTCACAGTGACTTCTCCTTCGATCAGTCCGCTCACGCGCACCACCACTTCGGGTTTCTGTGGCAAGTCCGTCAGACACTTGATGAACCCGTTGTAATTGCCCTGCCTGAGCTTGTTCGCCACCTTGACCTTATAGAACTTTCCATCCTCGATGTTTTCCAGCGTATAGTCGATCTTGCCTTCCAGGTTCGTCTCGACCTTGGTGATGTGAAACGGCTGCCCCTGGCTCACCAGCTCGAAAACGTGTTCGGACACCTGGTCCGCCATTCCCCGGAAGGTGACGGCGGTGTTCGGGCGGACCTCGATCAGGGTCTTTACCACGCCCTGAACGCTCACAGCCAGGCGAGGATTCTGTTCGTCGCTGCTGTATATGGCCGCGCTCTTCTTGATCTCGCCCTGGAATCCCTTCAAGCTCACTCTCAGTCGTACCTTGCCCTCGCCGCCGGGAGGGATGACCCTGTCAAAATGGGCCACCGCGCAGCCTCAACCAGGGCGCACCTGGTCGATCAGGAGCTCGGCTTTGCCGGTGTTTTTCACGACGAAATCGTGCTCCACTTCCACTCCCTCGAAGGCTTCCCCGAAATCGAAGGTGGTTTCGGGGATTTCAATGGCCGGCGCGGCACGAGCGGTCGGCTTGGAGGTCCCCTTGGCCGGTCTTGGCGCGGAGGCGGCACCCTGGGCGGAACCTGCCCAGCAGCAAAAAATGAGCAGCAGAAAAAGAACTTTCATACCACGAAGCATTCTCGAGTTTCCTCTCTTTCGATTCTCACGCGAGTCTTGTCGACACAGCCCGATCGAGCTTCCGAGCAGTTTGTTCCGATCCAAGTGTTCTCCAAATCGGCGGGCGAATGGGAATCCGCTCAGGGCGTCTCCCGTATGTTCTTATAATGGTGCAGTTTTGCATAGCTCTTCCCCCGGCAAAGGTCAAGACCAAAAGCGGCTCGGACGGGCACTCTCGCCCCACGATACCTCCACGGTGCGTTCAATCCCTTCCTCCAACCCGGCGCGAGGGGACGATCATCAATTCGCTCGAAGGAACCACGGCGACGTTCTCCTCCTTAAAACGGTCCACCCCTTCGATGAGTGCCTTCAAGGTCACCTCGTGTGGATGGCCGATGGCCAGAGCGGTTCCTTCGATCTTCGCCTTCCTGATGAGCTGATCGACCTGGGACTGCACGGCCTCATCCGTCAGGGTGTGGTCGAGAAAAATGTCGCGTTTTCTGGCCGGGATGCCGTACTCCCGGGCCAGCGCGAAACCGACGCTGTCTCCGGTGGTGGCGCTGTCCAGAAAGAAGAGCTTCCTGTGCCGGAGCTCCGACATGACGACTCTCATGGAAGGGGTGTTCTCGGTGAACTTGGAGCCCATGTGATTGTTCACTCCGATAAAATAAGGAGTGGAATCGAGGGCGGCGAGAAGAGTGCGCCGGAGCCTGCCCCTGGACATGGAGGTGAGAAGTGCCCCCGATCCGGGATCCATCTTGGGATATCCCTGTGGCTCCATGGGGAGGTGGAGCAGCACTTCGCGGTGGTGCGCATGTGCCAGTTCAGCGATTTCGGCGGTGTGGCGCTGATTTGGCAGGATCGCAAACGAGAGCGGCAAGGGGATGCTCAGGAACTTCTTTGCGACTTCCAGGTTCTGACCGAAATCATCGATGACGATGGCCACCTTCGCCACGGGGGCGGGTACAGGCGAAGGCGGGGGAGGCGCCGTGCCGGGGGGAACACCCGGTCTGAGCGCCGAAAGCGTTATCGAATCAGGTTTGCGAGCCGGCTCCTTCGGTTGGTCGATGGGGATGTCTCGACTGTGAAACGGGGGCGGAGGCTCGATGAGCGGTTTTCCCGCCGGCGCGGTCGTCCTGGCGGGCTCTCGCGTTCCAGGCTCCTTCCCGCCCGGTTCTCCGCCTTTCGGAGAAGGCGTTCGACTGCCGGCGACGGGGCCGGCTTCCGGCTGTTTGGCGGGCGGATCGGCCATTCGAGGTTTCGGGACGGAGGATTGCCCCGTGGAGGTTGCCTTGTTTGCGGCCGGCTTCGGAGGCGGTTTTTCGGTCCCGCCGTTCCAGTAGAGCAGGGACGCAAGAGCCAGAACGGCCAGAAACCAGACGGTCAGCAGCGGGAGAAAACGGGACCGCGGCATACCCGCGGAGAATGACTTTCCCCGGGTGGCTTTCCCGGCGCTCCTCAGGGTTTTCCGGGGCGAGCGCCCTCCACCTTTGCGCGAGGATACACCACGCCCTTTAGAGGCTCCTCTTCGAGCCGGTCCCGACCTTGACGGCATGTGGATGTTTCAGCCCTGTTCGGATTAATTGAACTGCATCTGGGCCATGATTTTGTAACTTTTCAGAAGATCCAGCGCCCTTCTGAGCTGGTTGTCCTGATCGATCAGCTTGGAATCCATGGGAATGCTTTCCGGCTTGACGCCGCCGGAATCGGGTTTCTGATTCTCCATGTGCCGCGGCAGATCCTTTTCCCGAATGCGGCGCAACTCGTCGCCGACCGGCTCTTCCCCCTTTTGCGGGGTCTCGCGCTTGACCACGATGTCAGGCTCGATCCCCTTGGCCTGAATGGATCTGCCCGATGGCGTGTAGTACAGCGAGGTGGTCAGGCGAAGCGCCGAGCCGTCGTTGAGAGGGATGACCGTCTGAACGGAACCCTTCCCGAACGTGGGTTCACCGAGAATGATGGCACGTTTGTGGTCCTGAAGCGCCCCGGCCACAATTTCCGACGCGCTGGCGCTCCCCGAATTCACCAGAACGACCATCGGGTAGCCGTGCGCCTTGGTTCCCTTGTGCGCCTCAAAGCGCATCTTCTGACTCTCCAGGCGCCCGCCCGTGTATACGATAAGGCCTTCATCGATGAATTCGTCGCTCACCTCGACCGCCTGATCCAGGAGTCCTCCCGGGTCGTTGCGCAGATCGAGCACGAGGCCCTGAAGCGGGTGGTTGTCATTTTCCAGGTGTTCCAGAGCCTTGCGCAGATCATTGGCTGTCCCGCTTTGGAAACTCGTGATCCTCACATAGCCGTAACCCGATTCCAGCGTCCGGTACTTCACGCTCTGTATTGCAATGATGTCCCGGGTGAGCTCGAATTCGAGAGGCTTCTTTTCGCCTTTGCGGATAATGGTCAGCCTGACCTTGGTTCCCTTGGGACCCCGCATTTTCTGCACGGCGTCCATGAGGGACATGTCCTGGGTCGGCTGGTCGTCGATCTTGACAATCTGGTCATTGGCCAGTACCCCCGCACGATCCGCGGGCGTGTCCTCAAGGGGCGCGACGACGGTCAACACGTTGTCGCGCATGGTGATTTCGATTCCCAGGCCGCCGAACTTCCCTTTGGTTTCTATCTGCAGTTCCTTGTAGTCTTCGGGA from Syntrophobacter fumaroxidans MPOB includes these protein-coding regions:
- a CDS encoding divergent polysaccharide deacetylase family protein gives rise to the protein MPRSRFLPLLTVWFLAVLALASLLYWNGGTEKPPPKPAANKATSTGQSSVPKPRMADPPAKQPEAGPVAGSRTPSPKGGEPGGKEPGTREPARTTAPAGKPLIEPPPPFHSRDIPIDQPKEPARKPDSITLSALRPGVPPGTAPPPPSPVPAPVAKVAIVIDDFGQNLEVAKKFLSIPLPLSFAILPNQRHTAEIAELAHAHHREVLLHLPMEPQGYPKMDPGSGALLTSMSRGRLRRTLLAALDSTPYFIGVNNHMGSKFTENTPSMRVVMSELRHRKLFFLDSATTGDSVGFALAREYGIPARKRDIFLDHTLTDEAVQSQVDQLIRKAKIEGTALAIGHPHEVTLKALIEGVDRFKEENVAVVPSSELMIVPSRRVGGRD
- a CDS encoding S41 family peptidase yields the protein MSKKRAKVIVLLAAFAFLLMSYSGLRAARNSPDNSDMYQYLKLFSDVLNIVQDNYVEKVDTKKLMYGAVNGMLRELDPHSSFLRPEDYKELQIETKGKFGGLGIEITMRDNVLTVVAPLEDTPADRAGVLANDQIVKIDDQPTQDMSLMDAVQKMRGPKGTKVRLTIIRKGEKKPLEFELTRDIIAIQSVKYRTLESGYGYVRITSFQSGTANDLRKALEHLENDNHPLQGLVLDLRNDPGGLLDQAVEVSDEFIDEGLIVYTGGRLESQKMRFEAHKGTKAHGYPMVVLVNSGSASASEIVAGALQDHKRAIILGEPTFGKGSVQTVIPLNDGSALRLTTSLYYTPSGRSIQAKGIEPDIVVKRETPQKGEEPVGDELRRIREKDLPRHMENQKPDSGGVKPESIPMDSKLIDQDNQLRRALDLLKSYKIMAQMQFN
- a CDS encoding rhodanese-like domain-containing protein — protein: MIEAFAAAQGYDGAAPGRKLLTGVWQGALVVVFGVLLGLTVNHFRLAGLPLVAEWSMEKQVASIPTQENPVVDLEEATALYMTRGAVFIDAREAKFYRMGHVEGARNLPWEDFENRFPQIMADIPPDTLLITYCDGEACTLSKDLAVALVGKGYPHVRVLLNGWSVWQAANLPVERE
- a CDS encoding OS_HP2 family (seleno)protein; translated protein: MLRGMKVLFLLLIFCCWAGSAQGAASAPRPAKGTSKPTARAAPAIEIPETTFDFGEAFEGVEVEHDFVVKNTGKAELLIDQVRPGUGCAVAHFDRVIPPGGEGKVRLRVSLKGFQGEIKKSAAIYSSDEQNPRLAVSVQGVVKTLIEVRPNTAVTFRGMADQVSEHVFELVSQGQPFHITKVETNLEGKIDYTLENIEDGKFYKVKVANKLRQGNYNGFIKCLTDLPQKPEVVVRVSGLIEGEVTVKPQTILIGKLAAQQPERTGKVAVASNRAKPFHITKLIYDERLITVSQAPMADNEHGYTLEIAARLGSVPTGTRQQTSLVIETDAAPQEKQEIQVHVFNTVDGTARVQTPKPQVPPQPSAGQ